A stretch of the Notamacropus eugenii isolate mMacEug1 chromosome 2, mMacEug1.pri_v2, whole genome shotgun sequence genome encodes the following:
- the LOC140524004 gene encoding mediator of RNA polymerase II transcription subunit 24-like translates to MLCHVAQTYGSEVILSESSTVGEVPFFETWMQMCMPEEGKILNPDHPCFRPDSTNVESLVALLNNTSEMKLVQMQWHEACLSISAAILENLNAWENGVLAFESIQKITDNIKGKVCSLAVCAVAWLVAHVRMLGLDEREKSLQMIRQLVGPLCSENTLQFYSERSVIFPVPSKPFHALLPTVPPIIMMTFRLEKPIISVVLPILHTCGREHLPVDWRGLLPSFPAFDPWVISLFLGFLGSWGSHLLSVIHSANTC, encoded by the exons GTGATTCTATCAGAATCAAGCACTGTGGGTGAAGTGCCCTTCTTTGAGACCTGGATGCAGATGTGTATGCCCGAGGAGGGCAAGATCCTGAATCCTGACCATCCCTGCTTCCGGCCTGACTCCACCAACGTGGAATCATTGGTTGCCCTGCTCAACAACACTTCTGAAATGAAGCTGGT GCAGATGCAGTGGCATGAGGCCTGTCTCAGCATCTCAGCTGCCATCTTGGAGAATCTGAATGCCTGGGAGAATGGAGTCCTGGCTTTTGAGTCCATCCAG AAAATCACCGACAACATCAAGGGCAAGGTGTGCAGCCTGGCAGTGTGTGCCGTTGCTTGGCTGGTGGCCCATGTCCGTATGCTAGGCCTGGACGAGCGTGAGAAGTCACTGCAGATGATTCGACAGCTGGTAGGGCCACTCTGCAGTGAAAATACCCTGCAGTTCTACAGTGAGAGGTCTGTAATCTTCCCTGTCCCCTCCAAGCCTTTCCATGCACTTCTGCCTACAGTGCCTCCAATCATCATGATGACTTTTAGGCTAGAAAAACCAATCATTTCTGTTGTGCTGCCAATTCTGCATACTTGTGGGAGGGAACACTTACCTGTGGATTGGAGAGgccttttgccttcctttccagcctttgatccttgggtcatttccctttttctgggttttttagGGTCCTGGGGATCTCACCttctttcagtcattcattcagcaaatacttGTTGA
- the CSF3 gene encoding granulocyte colony-stimulating factor, which yields MGRWGESETLEGSLVGNGKCLRVEGWGPFSKESLCFDNSPPSLSPDLLVFWLSAVWPQLLAIPLSSSNYLHQSFLPQIQEQVRKIQNDIEGLQQELVSQCANYRLCHPEELILVGQYLGIPKPPLKNCYSQDLRLVACLNQLHYGLQLYQGLVKALGGISPELAPTVNILQLDIGDFAANIWQQMEDLQVAREVMPTQGPLPTFSSSFQRRAGGVIIFNYLQGFLDMAYRDLRHLSQS from the exons atggggaggtggggagagtcAGAGACACTAGAGGGATCCCTTGTTGGGAATGGAAAATGTCTTAGGGTGGAGGGATGGGGACCCTTCTCTAAAGAAAGTCTCTGTTTTGATaattcccctccctctctttccccagaCCTGCTGGTATTCTGGCTGAGTGCAGTCTGGCCTCAGCTCCTTGCCATCCCCCTGAGCTCCTCCAACTACCTACACCAGAGCTTCCTTCCCCAAATCCAGGAGCAAGTGAGGAAGATCCAGAATGACATTGAAGGACTACAGCAGGAATTGGT TTCCCAGTGTGCCAACTATAGACTGTGCCATCCAGAGGAGCTGATTTTGGTTGGCCAGTATCTGGGCATCCCCAAGCCACCTCTGAAAAACTGTTACAGTCAGGACTTAAGACTG GTGGCCTGCCTGAATCAGCTGCACTATGGGCTTCAGCTCTACCAGGGTCTTGTGAAAGCACTAGGGGGCATCTCCCCTGAGTTGGCTCCGACTGTGAACATCCTGCAGCTAGACATTGGTGATTTTGCTGCCAACATCTGGCAACAG ATGGAAGATCTTCAAGTGGCTCGTGAGGTCATGCCCACTCAGGGCCCCCTGCCCACCTTCAGTTCCTCCTTCCAGCGGCGAGCGGGGGGCGTCATCATCTTTAACTACTTGCAGGGCTTCCTGGACATGGCATACCGTGACCTGCGCCACCTTTCCCAGTCCTGA